Proteins from a single region of Ensifer adhaerens:
- a CDS encoding lysoplasmalogenase, with product MSYEGILDTGRSRPIQAAFLVCAGLAILGSLLATSEDSLWRWLHYLTKPTATLLLLVVVLRNLTPSTRAYGAAVASGLIFAAAGDVFLMLPGDYFLAGLVCFLLTHCAYIVALTRDARFAAHLGVFGLFALIALLVVAGLWTSLPSPMRIPVVIYALALGAMAAQAISRARQLSGTAQDATARYAAIGGLLFLVSDTVLAYGRFRWDIPFNALWVLGTYYAAQWFFARSTESR from the coding sequence ATGAGTTATGAGGGAATTTTGGACACGGGGCGAAGCCGCCCCATCCAGGCGGCCTTTCTCGTCTGCGCCGGACTGGCAATCCTCGGCAGCCTGCTTGCGACCTCGGAAGACTCTCTCTGGCGCTGGTTACACTATCTGACCAAGCCAACGGCAACTCTGTTGCTGCTTGTTGTTGTCCTCAGGAACCTCACTCCTTCAACGCGCGCCTACGGCGCGGCGGTCGCGAGCGGCCTGATCTTCGCCGCGGCCGGCGACGTCTTTCTCATGTTGCCGGGCGACTACTTCCTTGCCGGCCTCGTCTGCTTTTTGCTCACCCATTGCGCCTATATCGTCGCGCTGACGCGCGACGCCAGATTTGCTGCCCATCTCGGGGTGTTCGGCTTGTTTGCCCTGATCGCACTGCTCGTGGTCGCAGGTCTCTGGACCTCATTGCCATCGCCGATGCGCATCCCCGTCGTCATCTACGCGCTGGCGCTGGGCGCGATGGCGGCCCAGGCCATCTCCCGCGCACGGCAGCTTTCGGGCACAGCGCAGGATGCGACGGCCCGGTATGCTGCAATTGGCGGGCTGTTGTTTCTGGTCAGCGATACGGTGCTTGCCTATGGCCGCTTCCGCTGGGACATTCCCTTCAATGCGCTCTGGGTGCTCGGCACCTACTATGCCGCCCAATGGTTCTTTGCTCGCTCGACTGAAAGTCGATGA
- a CDS encoding IS3 family transposase (programmed frameshift) gives MSNEFRQVDLMIGDVRRRRWTTERKLQIIEESYAPGETVSSAARRHGVAPNLLYRWRRLLSEGGAVAVDSDEPVIGNSEVKKLEDRVRELERILGRKTLENEILREALSKAQFKKTDIAADIVAEGRFPMKAVAEALHVSRSNLSERLKGKSKPRGPYLKADDAELLPAIRKLVDARPTYGYRRIAALLNRQRRAADQPVVNRKRVHRIMANHAMILEKHTAVRKGRVHDGKVMVMRSNLRWCSDGLEFTCWNGEVVRLAFIIDAFDREIISWAAVANAGISGSDVRDMMLEAVEKRFGGTRAPHAIEHLSDNGSAYTARETRLFAQALNLVPCFTPVASPQSNGMSEAFVKTLKRDYIRISPIPDADTALRNIDGWIEDYNEIHPHSALKMASPREFIKALSQ, from the exons ATGTCTAACGAGTTTCGACAGGTTGACCTGATGATCGGTGACGTCCGGCGGCGGCGCTGGACAACGGAACGCAAACTGCAGATCATCGAGGAGAGCTATGCCCCAGGGGAGACGGTTTCCTCTGCGGCTCGGCGGCATGGAGTTGCGCCAAACCTTCTCTATCGCTGGCGTCGGCTCTTGAGCGAGGGAGGTGCGGTGGCGGTGGACTCCGACGAGCCGGTAATCGGCAATTCTGAGGTGAAGAAGCTGGAAGATCGAGTGCGCGAGCTTGAGCGCATTCTCGGACGCAAGACGCTGGAGAACGAGATTCTTCGCGAAGCCCTTTCCAAAGCCCAGT TCAAAAAAACCGATATCGCGGCCGATATTGTTGCCGAAGGGCGGTTCCCGATGAAGGCGGTGGCGGAGGCCTTACACGTGTCGCGTTCTAATCTCTCCGAACGTCTGAAGGGCAAGTCCAAGCCTCGCGGACCCTACCTCAAAGCGGACGATGCCGAGCTGCTGCCTGCCATTCGCAAGCTGGTGGATGCCAGGCCAACTTATGGCTATCGGCGGATCGCTGCCCTTCTCAACAGGCAGCGGCGGGCCGCCGATCAGCCGGTCGTCAACCGCAAGCGGGTCCACCGCATCATGGCCAACCACGCCATGATCCTTGAGAAGCACACCGCCGTGCGCAAGGGCCGCGTCCACGACGGCAAGGTCATGGTGATGCGGTCGAACCTTCGTTGGTGCTCCGATGGCCTGGAGTTCACCTGCTGGAATGGCGAGGTGGTCCGCCTTGCTTTTATCATCGACGCGTTTGATCGAGAGATCATCTCGTGGGCGGCGGTCGCCAATGCCGGGATCTCCGGTTCTGACGTCCGCGATATGATGTTGGAAGCAGTCGAGAAACGCTTCGGTGGCACGCGTGCCCCACATGCCATCGAACATCTGTCCGATAACGGCAGCGCCTACACAGCAAGGGAAACCAGGCTGTTTGCTCAGGCCCTCAATCTGGTCCCGTGCTTCACGCCGGTCGCCAGCCCTCAATCAAACGGTATGTCGGAGGCTTTCGTCAAAACCCTGAAACGCGACTACATACGTATCTCACCCATTCCCGACGCCGACACAGCGCTCCGGAACATCGATGGATGGATCGAGGATTACAACGAAATCCATCCGCATTCAGCGCTGAAAATGGCATCCCCAAGGGAATTCATCAAAGCATTGTCTCAATAG